A window of Schistocerca cancellata isolate TAMUIC-IGC-003103 chromosome 1, iqSchCanc2.1, whole genome shotgun sequence genomic DNA:
TCCTCACATCTATACCGTACCATCGCAATTGCTATTCCCCAAATTGTCTTCCTTCTTGGCATCATCTTTAAAACGTCTGCCATATTCCCCATACACAAACTCCGTCATTCAGTTCTCCCAGCTGACAGTTCTCTTAACTCATCAGAATGATCCACTTCCCATATTCCTTTGATGCCATTTACATACTAGTTAAAAGTTACACTTTTCTTAACTCTCAATGTTTTCCATTAATCCTCATTTGATTCTTCCCAGGGACTCAGACTGTTCTGTTGTTGCAAAGTTATTTTCAAGGCCTATGAccgacaaattttaattaatttttattctgAAGTTTGTTCATTGTTCAATTAGTGCATGTCATCTCCTAATAGTCTTGTCATTTATAATTTATCTACTTCACTTTGTCTTTTATTTCGTTTCCCAAGAGAATATGCTATAGTTTCAATAAAAAGTAGGAATAAATTTTTGTGCATCTTCATTGTTGTTTGTTCATACTCATAATTTCATGTTACTGGTATTTTTATTACatggaaaaaaaatatgttgcagaaCTGATTAATGTGCTGCTATCACTACACACGATCATAAAGATTGTTTTATATATGGAGGTATTAAATTCCAGTAGTAATGTGTTGGTTTTGAGATTTTGATATCAGCTGTTAACAGTATGAAAAAATTTACTAAACTACATTGGACATTAATTGTTACAAGGTACATATAGTCTACGTATGTACAGCACATTTTTGTGGTTGTATATGTGaacacctgttgttgttgtcgttgtgtggATATCTTTGTTACAGTTCTTTTTActatgatcacacagacagagttTTTTACTTATAGCGTCTATTTTTGATGATCTCACTGGGTATTTAGAATCTAAATATACAACAGGTGTGTTCAGGGACACTCAAGTCTTTGTAGGCATACTAAATATTGTGAGAGTCCCAGATTTCATCATTCAATTTCTTCGTAAAAAAGGTGGTGCTCATCTGGTCCTGTGATAGATTGTTAAATTTTCTATTCATGTTATAAATGTGCAAAATAATCATACACAAGTGGTATACATAAGTAACGATTATTCAGAGTGAGCTGGAATAGGCAGCTGAATGTTTACGATCttccaaaaaaattattatttctggcAAGAACATTACAAGAATCAGTTTGAATTGAgctcgaagtgtgtgtgtgtgtgtgtgtgtgtgtgtgtgtgtgtgtgtgtgtgcgcgtgcgcgctatTGCTTTGTGATAAATGAAAATACAGTGTAATCTTTACTTGTAAATTCTTCTTGTACAAATTGCAGAGActgttctttctttttaaaaaaatgaaaaaatataaatgctGGAAAACGCATATTTGGAAAACACTTGATGTTGTGCCTTGGATATGTGTTTTGAATTTTATATGTAACTAAgatcagtggaaaaatgttttagGGGATATCAAGTTACAGGCAGTACAGAACAATTGAAATAACAATGTGACTGACAAATGGAAAATAGTATTCCCAGATCGTGCACAGTGTATTATGATTTCATTTTTCTCAAGTTTAAATTTATTCTCACATGAAGGCAAGACAGCAGTCAGGTGCAGAGATAAGTTCCAGATAACACACTCCTCTAAGTTCTCCTAACAGTCAGTCACACAGTTATGTCAATAATTCTGttgattaattattattaatttgtaacagCATACCCTGTGTTAAATGATTTGGCAATGTAGATAGTTTAAGTAACAACACTTAGAGCTTTCTAGGCAATGTATATTTACCAGTATATTTGTCTAAGTGTGTGTCAACAGATTAGATACAAAATTTGTTTACTGTTAAGACTGAGAGTTAGTTGTTGCAATATATTTTTGATGCTACAAATTTTTACTAGAATTTTCATCATCTTGTACAatgaaaaatattcattatttgttGGCATATCATGAGTTATATATAATGTATTAAACAGGAATGTAATTGTTATCTGTGTGTTGTGTTCTGCATATTGCTGATTAGGAGTGATTACTGTATTTCCTAGTTCTGTTTGAGTGCAGGATGTTATGTTTGCATGTATCCTAAAAGAACAGAAAATACTTGTTATAAAATGTGACTACCTCAGCAATCTATCAAAGAAAAAGCTAGGATTTATTTTAAATCGTGTAAATAAAAATCTTTCTTATATTAAAACATTGCAAATTATTGGAAAATACATATGCAAATTAAGTTGAAGAGAGAAGTGTTAAATGGAAACCGAACATTACATTTTTTAATGATAAAACCATACTTGTATATAAATCAGACTGATAAAATGCTAGTAGCATGTAGCAAAATGAAGAGTTTATTAAACGttatttcttgtagctacactcTTCATGTAACAGGCACTAGTCAAAATGTACACAGGCTCCAGTTCTATTACAAGCATTCTCAGGACTCAATAACATTGCGTAGAGCGATAATACCATCCCCAGAATATCAGTAACTTCTTTTTGATGATATCTTTAGTCACTGACGGAAATGTCTTAAATCTTCTtctggtaatttttttaaaatgcattTGTTTGTAAGGTTTAGATTAAGTCAGGCCAAACAAAGATTCCTCAACAGTAGtcaacaaaataacacacacaaaatgttgtttaaaatgtaattttatttagcCATCCAAAAGAGTAGTCTTAAAGCCTGCTGCAGTATTTGCCTGCTGCAGTATTTGCCTGCTGTAGTATTTGCGTTGAGGGCACTTTGTTGACACTGACAGCAAAGGCAAATAACAACTTGTGTTTTCTGTAGCAAATGATGAAGGGTGCTGTAAACTGAGAATTTAGATTAATCTTACAGATTCTCAGAATTACGAACTGGTTATAGGATTGTTCTTTTTGTACTTGCACTCTGAAATTCTTCTTCTGTACTGCTCTGTTAACTCGTATCCTGTTGGTAAAAAACAAATATTCTCTTAAAACGTATCTACATTCTACTTCAGAATTGGAATAAAACTGTAAAGCTTATTACAGTTTAAAAGCTTCTTACAGTTTATAAAAAATACCCagccaactaaaaaaaaaagatttaattttGCAGTTGTCAGCTGTCACCTGCAGTAACCAACAGCCATTTAGTTAATTACTCTGCTGCTGATATTTAGTTTTGTGCCTTATGTTAGAGAGGATGTACTCACAAGTGGATTACAAATAAGACACTTTATTGCCTTGAGGTGGCAGATTATGCTCATACATCTCTTTCTGCAATTTCTCCGTATCCAATAAAGCTTAGTGAAATCTACTGCCTGTCAATTTGCAGGCATATGTTAAATGAAATAGCACACAAAAAAGGTTGTTCATCTGTTGTTATTATTCTTTTGGTTTGCTGTCATTGCCAATAGGCATCCTTCAGCTTTATATCATACGAGACTGCTGTGAGGCCACACTTATGGAATATATTGAGATAGGCAAATGGTACAAGTTAAGCTTCGAAGTTCTTTGTTTCACGTTTAATGCCTAAAAATGGTAGCATTCACAGAAAAATAGACAATACAAAATATTAGCAAACAACAAATAGCATCAAGTATGTCAACAAAATGGTACAGAGTGTGAAAAATCTTTCATGGATGGGAAGTAACAGAAGCATTTTAAATTCTCTTTAAGATTCATTTGTTATTACTTGATTTCATGTTTATAACATGGAGgcttaaaaatacatattttgttagtacttctgTGTTGTCACACTGCTTGCACATTCATTACATTTAGTTCCTCCTCTTCATGTTTCTCTCTCATTCCACTAAATACATTTGacaaaaaaattccaaaatctgTTCTTAAGCGATTGCCACTTCCATCGACATCAGCTATTATTTGCAGCACTTTGCTAAATGTATCTGCTGCTGTAACAAATTTGACAGTGAGAAAATTATCTTTACAAGAAGATCACAAAGTTTTAAGATTATTTTTCAAAGCACTTACGGAGTTTAATGTGTTGTCTGGAATCACGCTCAGCATCAGAGCCAACATTTGCGAGGACCATGCAACTCCTTGCTGAAAGACCACTCTGTATCACAAAgtaattgtaaaacatttctaaCAGCTGGCCATGTTCAGTCACAGTTGGCTTATACACAAGCACCACACCATTAGTTTCATATTGTAGGGCAGGCCAATGCTGCTGAAACCTGTTGTATCATTATTAATTCATAAGTCATGTAGTACACTTTgcttggtttaaaaaaaaagacagagagagaagagaatGGAAGATAAAGTGTAATAATTATCAGCCTAAATACTTTACTTTCATGCATgtataaaaaatttacaatacaAAACAACTTTATAAGCACCTGGTCTTTACAGTTCCATATACGATATAAGAAAACAGGAGCTACTGTAATTTTTGTTAATGTGTAGCCCGAAGAATATTGTATGTAAAAGCATTAGgagcattatgaaaaggaaaaaaagacaaaataagaaataaagtgttAATAACCCTGCAAACAGGCTACACTTGTATCACTGTTTTCGTAATAGGTGAAAAGTTTGAAATTGCAGATGGATGGTCATAATCTGTAGTTGGACATGTTACACTGTTTGGGTCTTGCCACACGTACAGACCTTATTTTGTTGGGGTATCACTGTTGATGTAGATCTGTTTTGCATTTTTCAAGCATCAGCCCAAAGTGTCTAAAGTCTTTTGCCTGCATAACTGAGACTTAGGTCTCAACTATCCTCCTCCCATCCAACCTCCCCTCCCCACAAACATCCACGCTGAGCATGCATTACATTTGACCATAGGCTATGTATTAGTGCGCATGCAAGTTCAGACCTAAGGTGTcaactttaaatatttgtttttctacCATACGACTCAACAAAGAATTGAATAAGCTCAGACGAAATGTGACTGTAGCCCCTAGCCCCTACCCCAATATTCAAGCATTCTGCCAGAAATTTCACAGGAGGTACAAGGGCCCATagcaatttg
This region includes:
- the LOC126183686 gene encoding intraflagellar transport protein 22 homolog isoform X4, whose protein sequence is MSNDYRATRGVRILEFESPNVNVNGKFVTSDVELWDCSGNLKFQQHWPALQYETNGVVLVYKPTVTEHGQLLEMFYNYFVIQSGLSARSCMVLANVGSDAERDSRQHIKLPADTFSKVLQIIADVDGSGNRLRTDFGIFLSNVFSGMREKHEEEELNVMNVQAV
- the LOC126183686 gene encoding intraflagellar transport protein 22 homolog isoform X2; its protein translation is MYKVKILLIGPVKSGKSTIANFLSEAADTMSNDYRATRGVRILEFESPNVNVNGKFVTSDVELWDCSGNLKFQQHWPALQYETNGVVLVYKPTVTEHGQLLEMFYNYFVIQSGLSARSCMVLANVGSDAERDSRQHIKLPDTFSKVLQIIADVDGSGNRLRTDFGIFLSNVFSGMREKHEEEELNVMNVQAV
- the LOC126183686 gene encoding intraflagellar transport protein 22 homolog isoform X1, with translation MYKVKILLIGPVKSGKSTIANFLSEAADTMSNDYRATRGVRILEFESPNVNVNGKFVTSDVELWDCSGNLKFQQHWPALQYETNGVVLVYKPTVTEHGQLLEMFYNYFVIQSGLSARSCMVLANVGSDAERDSRQHIKLPADTFSKVLQIIADVDGSGNRLRTDFGIFLSNVFSGMREKHEEEELNVMNVQAV
- the LOC126183686 gene encoding intraflagellar transport protein 22 homolog isoform X3, which produces MFSEACWSGKSTIANFLSEAADTMSNDYRATRGVRILEFESPNVNVNGKFVTSDVELWDCSGNLKFQQHWPALQYETNGVVLVYKPTVTEHGQLLEMFYNYFVIQSGLSARSCMVLANVGSDAERDSRQHIKLPADTFSKVLQIIADVDGSGNRLRTDFGIFLSNVFSGMREKHEEEELNVMNVQAV